From the Juglans microcarpa x Juglans regia isolate MS1-56 chromosome 3D, Jm3101_v1.0, whole genome shotgun sequence genome, the window AATATGTACGTACAAATTAGGACAAtgtatcttgttttattttactaatGAACGAGCCTTGttgtgaaaaaacaaaaacattactTGTAGCAAATAAATTCCTTTCATAAAAACAAGCTTGGGTTACAACAAAAAACTAAATCCAAAAATCAAGTtctcatgaaaaattatataaataccattatgaaaaatgctagtcTTACTATTCATTCTAATCGTTTAGATTTATtgctgtaattttttattttattttttaattttttttacttactaattaagaaagtactttttaataatattgtatttttttaaattttttaaaaaaattaaaaaataaaaaataaaataaaaattaataatataaataacggTATCTCTCAGCTACCGCTGGGAGCGGTCCACACATACCATTATCAATTATAATCAATCGAGAAAGATAAGGATAGATGATAGCGAAACCACATAAAACGTACTGCAGGGAGGCCGCCCAGCTGGATCAAATGGCTTATTACGCGATTAACAAGGCAAATTGCAGCTGTCACGAGTCACGAACATAACGCCATCAACGAGTACCTTTCTTGCGGTGCCGTCGACGAGTTTCTTCCTTTCTTGTCAACTTGTGTTCTGATTTTGGGACTCGCActgaaaaggagagaaaaatgatatGTACAAAGCCGTTTGGATACAAATAcgtgatttcattttatttaatcatttcaatttattttattttattatttaaataaattttaagtataatataattttttaaaaaataaataaatatgagattgtgaacaaaattaaatttttactaataaattttattttattttttaaattacacaacacttatatattttataattatatttatatttaatcttAAATTAAATAGCTTGTGACGCGTCTTGTTTAGGGCTTGTGGATTATTCTTTCGTAGGTGGTCCAGTTTCGTGACTTTCAACATCGAATATGTcttcttgtattaattattagtCAGTTGGGAGTTGGAAGTTGTCTTCTTGATCTGGCTCGCCATTCTCATCACCACTCATTCAAGGTAGCACGACAAATACACTGCCTCCTCTAAATCTGAGCAATAGCCCCGTAGGTTTTTTAAtgtcccttttctttttttaatgaatcAAGAGGATAGAGGGaataatctctctttttttttttttggtgagaCGGAATAATCTATTTAGTACAGCAAAATGCAAAtatcactatttcttttttaaattatattgaaataCGAATAGgttaaaaataatgtatattTGAATTCGAATTGAGGACATAAAAATCATGCCAAATTTATAGAAAGCAACTCAATGGCAAGTCTCGATCTAATTGATGGATGGAATGTCTACACAGTAGGCTGGTTAGTTATTCACGTGACCAACTTTAAAGAGGTACGTACGTTACAGCAATTGAGAGGCGTCTATATGCAAAATGAAAGCGATCGAAAGCCTCTGTTTTATCTGCTGGACTTGAAATTACCCACCTTATTAATTGCGagtttattattgaaaaatgttatttattattatttgtattttatttaaatatatatttatttaataatatatatttaaataaaaaaataaatcatacatTTATTTGTGATGCAAGTGAAATTaagtaaaatttgaatttatcttACAAGATATGTTGCGAGTtgttgtttttgaatttttgaagagCATTAagggttcgtttgttttcaaagatgagatgagatgaaattaaaattaaaaattaaataaagtattgttagaatatattttttaatattatttttattttaaaatttgaaaaagttgaattgtttactttattttgtattgaaaattggaaaagttacaataattagataagatgagatgagataagatattttttaaaaacaaacaaggcctaataCTCTACAGTAGCTAGGGTCTGCTAGTCGAGGATTATATTAAAGCAGACGGGGATTATATAAAAAGCAATTTTATAAGTTAACGTACACTGTTACATAGGGCTGTTCATCCGAGTTTCGACCCGGGAATCCGGGTATACCCGGACCGGAACCCGGATCTCAAATCTGGGCTGGGTTCTGGTCCAGATTAATTAGGATCATACCTGGGCCGGAACCCGGATTTAACCCGGGTttaacccatttttttttattaacagaaAACTATTATTCACGCTCTAATCTATGTTCTGCTTCTTTTGCTAACTTCAAACCAAACAGTTCATGAAGGTTGCTGAGATCAAAGAAAGACTCGGGCATTTTTTTGTGTTCAATTTTTGTGGGTTTTTCGAGGAAATGGTTTTTAGGATTTTATTTGTGTAAAACAGATCAAAGTCATTTCTGCTTGAGCTTTCTCATTTTTCAGTCCACGGAGATGTGCTAGAATGTTATTGGAgcacatttttctttaaaatccatgattacctataaaataaaacaaacaaagcaaagCTATACCTTGCAAGAATGGAGGAAGGTGAGAGAGACACGCCACAACACCAGCTATTTAAGGTTGGGAATAAACCATCAACAGAATGAACGAGAGGCCTAACACACCAAGCGTAAATATAGGATTCCAAAGGCCACCCAGTTACCCACTGTACGTGGAAAAAAGAATCGCAAGAAATGGATCTAACGTAGGACTCAAAACCTGCTAGATTAATCGGCGTGTAGATGGGCGGCGCCTCTGAGACCAATCAAGTCAACCCAGCCAAGCTCGAAATCGAAGCTAGGCCAGCTGACCATATGGACTTGACCTAGGCAAAACACAGTGAAGAACCCAAAGGGAAAAGTAACAATCGCCAATCGGTGAAGAACCAAGCAACGAGAGAAAACCCATGCACCTGGACTCGATTTGggatgaaaatacaaaaaaaccaGTGGACAAAAGATTGTTGTGCACAATGCTGCTATGCTTGAgtgagacgagagagagagagaggcaaatagcagatgagagagagagaggttgagaCTTGAGAGCTGCGGCGCATGGGAGATACTAGAAGTGACGAAGTCCAGAGGAGAAAACCTAGAAAGGGTTTTTGTTTAACGCTATCACTGGCCGTCGTGGACTCATTTGATAGTCgaaagtttttatttaaaaactcgGGTTTTGGATTTCAAATCCCGGTACCGGGTTTTAAATCCGGTTCCCGGCCCGGGTGAACCCGAGTTTAGTCATGCAGGTACCGGCCCGGATAACCGGGTTTCGGACCGGGCCGGGAAAAAACCCAGCCCGTATGAATAGTGCTACTGTtacatttgatgaaaaataaaaataattttaacatatcatatcaaacttTATCAATTTACGTataaacttaattatttttcttttcatattattaaatatattgtattagtatttgtattataattgtataaaacttCGATTTTGTTTAGTTATTCAcatgaaatagataaaaattaaaagttaaataaaataattttagaatataattatttaatattttttataaaaaatttaaaaaattgtaataattgtACAAGACAAGATAGTGGTATTGTTTGTTTTTCTAGATGAAATGAGacgaaatgaaaattgaaagttaaataaaatattgttagaatatttttttttaatattagttttgttttgaaattttaaaaaattaaattgtttattttatttcatatgaaaatttgagaaaattgtaatgattagatgaaatgaaatgtgaaTGATTGTGAAAGAAAAATGTCTAATTTGAACCGAACTCAGTTGAGTTCAGTCAATGAAACATATGCAGCCTTAACTCAAACACTTAACTTTTAAAtcactaaatttattttaactcaaaatttctttacacgttagacccaaaacatttttcaattcaatatctcTTTACATGCAATTCACaaccttttcaattttttataaatacatataaactaatattaacatacaaatatatataaacttatctAAAGTAGATTCAATAAAATTGACTCCACTATAATaattaactattatttataaagaagtCAATTAAATTATTCGCTTAGGTCAGCTCAATTCAAAAATCCAATTATCATATATAGAACAAGACCGTACACCATATGATCTCAAAAACAGCTCTTCCTTGTCCGAAATCAAACCCACTCTCACGCACAGACGCCTGTGTCTCCCCGATGGCTACGCTGGCATCCGAAAGCGACGAGCCCTTAACCCCGGCGGGGCGTCTCTTCGTCCGACCCGAAATGAACCAAGTAATCCATTGTGCCGTCGGATTAAAGAACCCAATAGACATCGACTCCGTCATAGCTCAGGTGCGCGGCTCCGTCATGCTCCACCACCCCAGGTTCTGCAGTCTTTTGGTTCGCGACCCCGACGGCCGTGAACACTGGAGACGGACCCACATCGACGTGGACCGCCACATCGTCGTACTGGACCGCCCGGTCTCCGCCACCGAAAGTGATGATGACGAATGCTCGGTGAACGAATACTTGGCCGACTTGTCCACTAGCTCGGGACTCAGCGAAGACAAGCCGTTGTGGGAGATCCACCTGTTGCTGGCCCACAAGTGCTTGATCTTCCGCCTTCATCACGCCTTGGGAGATGGGGTCTCGTTGATGTCGATGCTCTTAGCGTGCTGCAGGAGGGAGGACGACCCGGACGCGCTACCTAGGATTGGTTCTGTTGGGAACCGTAGAAATGTTATGGCAGGGAAAGGGAGGGGTTGGTGGGAGTGGGTTTACTACTACTTGAGGGTTTTGTGGGGCTTTTTGGAGATGTCTTGGTTTAGTTTGATCTTCGTGGTGGAGTTTATATTAAGGAGTTTGTGGGTTCGTGACCGAGAAACGGTTATCGCCGGTGGGGCAGGGGTGGAGCTCTGGCCGAGGAAGCTGGCAACGGCCAGGTTTTGGCTCGAGGACATGAAGTTGGTCAAGAAGGCTGTTCCTAATGCGGTGAGTGTTTAAATTAAAAGGTAACTATCATcccaaaagccaaaaaaaaaaaaaaaaaaaaaaaaaaaaaaaaaaaaacaaaaaaggaagaagaaaaacaatcgATTTAAGTTGGAAACTTATAGAAATATAACTGTTGTATTGTTAGATGTAAAAACACGGAGGTATAGTAGAATTTATGTTCATTTCAGCTGCACGGATTTGGAAATTCTGCGGCTACTACTTGATGACTGGGTATTGCGCATTCTGTGTGCATTAGGCTCGTGGTTTTTTGGAATACTCACTTCTCTTTAAACTTGACTGAATTGTTGACTTGAAATTTCACAATGATTCATGTAGatggaggaaaaaaatgaatttaccaATTCAAATTCATATATTAGCAAAGTTCTGATTTGTGTAAGGCAGTATATATAAGTGCATTAGGTTGACTGAATATATTGGTTCGTTAAGCATGTATGCAAATTTCATGGCCTGCACTTACAGCCTTTCTCCTTGACGCTGCATATAGTTATGTGTGAGAACAGAAGTTAAAAAGGGAATAATGTAAGGTATGAGACCCAACAAGAATGtcaatacttttttcttttttgatcagtaaacaaaaatttaattgatgagATTAATAgtcattattcataaaaaaaaagagattcatAGTCATTGCCCAAGTACATGGCACGAATACAAGAGCGACACCTAGGCATGATATTATTGCTTGACAGCATAACAAATGCATTTGAAATTTCTCCCTTGTGTCTTTTTTGGTTCTTGAGATTTGTacgtatatatttttgtttcttttttcttcttatctcTAGTAAAGAAGGGGAGAGGGGGAAAGCACCTGGGTTCAAATATTAATAATGCAGTGCAACTTTGTCTtgtcttgttttatttttccctcaGTTGAAGTAGATTTGATTCGAGATTTTTTGGTTTGTTCGATTAAGTTAGAGCTAATTTATTGATGGTATTTTGTGGTTGCTACTATGAAGCTTGATACGTAGTTTTTGGGAACCCATACTTCGATGCTCTTATTGTGATTTGTGGATTTCATGCCACCTTGCAGACCGTTAATGATGTCCTTTTCGGGGTGGTATCATCAGGATTATCAAGATATCTAGATTGTCGAGGGCCAAATGGTAAACATCATTTATGTCATATATGTGTTGTACTTGTAAATTTCCATGAAACTCAGTGGTGAAAAATCATCATAACTATATTTAATTTAGTTGTCACTGTTAGTTCTGCAAGATGGGCTTCGAATGACGGGGGTAGCCATGGTTAATTTAAGGGAACAACCGGGATCGCAGGTCTGTTATGCccatcttttttatttgctGGTGCTAGTGTCGCTTCTTCATTGttcttttatgtatttgttttttatttttcatctttcattttttagatACTTTTTGAGAGAtcattgaaattcaaatttttgtgGTTGACTGGGAATTTCTGCTACTGATCAGGATCTATCAGAACTGATGAAAGACAATTCGGGTTCACGGTGGGGTAACAAATTTGGCATGATTCTCCTACCTGTTTATTACCATAAAAGTGGTACCGATCCTCTACAGTATCTGAAGACAGCTAAGGCGATGATTGATCGGAAGAAACAGTCTTTAGAGGCTTATTTCTCATACAAAATTGGGTATCTTGTAATGACCTGCTTGGGATCAAAGGTGAAGACCTAGTTAAGCAAATAGTGaattgggaaaagaaaatgataattgcTTGATTCACCACCTCCTTTTGTATTGTAGGTTGCTGGCTTACTCAACTACAGGATTGTCTGTAATACTGGCTTTACTATCTCAAATGTGGTTGGCCCACAAGAGACGATCATGATTGGAGACAATCCTATTACTTACATGAGGGCAAATTCATCAAGCCTACCCCATGTACTGCTTCTAAACCCACTTTACAGgtatattataaagtaaaaaagaaaatgataatcgGTATATAAATGACTTTGGTCGTGTTGCTGGTCGGTAACGCAGGCACTCACAATGCACATGGTGAGCTATGCAGGAAGGGCTGACATGCAAATTTTGGTGGCAAAAGATATCATCCCTGACCCAGACTTTCTTGCCAATTGCTTTGAAAATGCATTGCTTGAAATGAAGCAAGCCGTTTCAGCCACCTGCAAAATCTAGGAGGAATTTATTTGTTAGTATGCATGCTGATCAGTTCACATAT encodes:
- the LOC121254953 gene encoding O-acyltransferase WSD1-like, with translation MISKTALPCPKSNPLSRTDACVSPMATLASESDEPLTPAGRLFVRPEMNQVIHCAVGLKNPIDIDSVIAQVRGSVMLHHPRFCSLLVRDPDGREHWRRTHIDVDRHIVVLDRPVSATESDDDECSVNEYLADLSTSSGLSEDKPLWEIHLLLAHKCLIFRLHHALGDGVSLMSMLLACCRREDDPDALPRIGSVGNRRNVMAGKGRGWWEWVYYYLRVLWGFLEMSWFSLIFVVEFILRSLWVRDRETVIAGGAGVELWPRKLATARFWLEDMKLVKKAVPNATVNDVLFGVVSSGLSRYLDCRGPNVLQDGLRMTGVAMVNLREQPGSQDLSELMKDNSGSRWGNKFGMILLPVYYHKSGTDPLQYLKTAKAMIDRKKQSLEAYFSYKIGYLVMTCLGSKVAGLLNYRIVCNTGFTISNVVGPQETIMIGDNPITYMRANSSSLPHALTMHMVSYAGRADMQILVAKDIIPDPDFLANCFENALLEMKQAVSATCKI